One window of the Fuerstiella sp. genome contains the following:
- a CDS encoding PSD1 and planctomycete cytochrome C domain-containing protein, producing MSQHNLMRCFLLSLICVLTTSLVRADEVKVHFDRDIRPILSDNCYTCHGPDEQARESELRLDIRDEAMVEIDGHFALVPGKPEESELVRRILSDDQDEIMPPATHRKKLTHQQKQLLVTWVRQGAVWSDQWAWSSPQRSIPPVVKSGDHVHNWIDQFIQARLENEGIEPSPRSDPRILIRRLSFDLLGLPPTADQVEAFVDSGDRNSWSTLVDELLRSPRFGERMAVHWLDLVRYADSVGYHGDQDVSISPYRDYVIDAFNSNLPFDQFTREQIGGDLLPNPTQDQLVASGYNKLGMMSAEGGVQPKEYLAKYAADRVRTAGSVWLGSTIGCAECHDHKFDPFTTKDFYRFAAFFADIKEKGLAQTGNWGPSIKVPDDELPTLLGPVHEQIETLNRVLADHTAELTDAQRDWEESLLKTRTNWQQVEVVSAAAMHGSKLTIQDDGSIVSSGPVGSGNTYSVVVKTSLEEITGVRLEVLPHESLPHSGPGRSQDGNFVLSELRVRTDEAPVALQNAQADFEQTTDADQNPYKVWNAASVIDGDEKGSNWGWAVAPQFGRAHNLIVETKEPFSAPEFTFGLEQNHDAASDFNIGRFRLWVTTARQPLQVDPIMKQPLDIRDILLIAVESRTSEQHTRLAAHFRSIAPQLDSAREQLAKLMDQQRELTQKHTRTTLISVAVEPREMRVLGRGDWMDMSGEVVQPGVPGFLPQIDSVGRSTRLDLANWLVSERNPLTARVFVNRLWKMFYGTGISRVLDDVGSQGEAPVYPKLLDTLAVEFMESGWDIKHMIRLMVTSAAYQQSSLMRDDLRDFDPNNRLLARQSRYRLDAEFVRDNALSVSGLLVHRLGGRSAKPYQPVGLYRHLNFPARKYQSDSGTNQYRRGLYTHWQRQFLHPAMKSFDAPPREECTAERPQSNTPLAALVLLNDPSYVEAARVFAERAIRQGGPADTGRLDWIMRGALSRSVRQDEVVVLQSLLESQRQHYTNQSEAAKQSVSVGLYRVPDDIDEAELAAWTAVTRAVFNMHEFITRN from the coding sequence ATGTCTCAACATAATCTCATGCGATGTTTCCTGCTCTCACTGATTTGTGTGCTAACAACCAGCCTCGTTCGAGCTGACGAAGTCAAAGTCCATTTCGATCGGGATATCCGCCCGATTCTCTCGGACAACTGTTATACGTGCCACGGGCCGGATGAGCAGGCCCGTGAAAGCGAGTTGAGGTTGGACATTCGTGATGAAGCGATGGTTGAAATTGATGGTCACTTTGCTCTGGTCCCGGGTAAGCCAGAGGAAAGTGAGCTGGTTCGACGGATACTTTCCGACGATCAGGACGAAATCATGCCTCCTGCCACTCATCGCAAAAAACTGACTCACCAACAAAAGCAACTGCTGGTGACGTGGGTCCGGCAGGGAGCCGTCTGGTCTGATCAATGGGCCTGGTCTTCCCCACAGCGATCGATCCCACCCGTCGTCAAGTCTGGTGATCACGTTCACAACTGGATTGACCAGTTCATTCAGGCCCGCCTCGAGAATGAAGGGATTGAACCGTCTCCCCGGTCGGATCCACGAATCCTGATTCGGCGGCTTTCATTCGATTTACTCGGCCTGCCTCCGACAGCTGACCAGGTGGAAGCATTTGTGGATTCCGGCGACCGGAATTCATGGTCAACGTTGGTCGATGAACTGCTGCGGTCACCTCGGTTTGGCGAACGGATGGCGGTTCACTGGCTGGATTTGGTCCGCTATGCGGACAGCGTTGGCTACCACGGCGACCAGGATGTCAGTATCTCACCGTACCGTGATTATGTCATTGATGCTTTTAATTCGAATCTGCCGTTTGATCAGTTCACCCGGGAACAAATCGGAGGAGACTTGCTGCCGAACCCGACACAGGATCAGCTGGTGGCGTCCGGGTACAACAAACTCGGAATGATGTCGGCAGAAGGTGGCGTACAGCCAAAGGAATATCTGGCTAAGTATGCTGCCGATCGTGTACGTACCGCCGGTTCGGTATGGCTGGGATCAACGATTGGCTGCGCTGAATGTCACGATCATAAATTCGATCCATTCACGACCAAAGATTTTTATCGATTTGCTGCATTCTTTGCGGACATCAAGGAAAAGGGACTGGCTCAGACCGGAAACTGGGGACCGTCGATCAAAGTTCCGGACGATGAACTGCCGACTCTTCTCGGACCAGTTCATGAACAGATTGAAACACTCAACCGGGTTCTTGCAGATCACACAGCTGAACTCACAGATGCTCAGCGTGACTGGGAGGAGTCTTTGCTGAAAACCCGAACGAACTGGCAACAGGTGGAGGTCGTTTCTGCTGCTGCGATGCACGGGAGTAAGCTCACAATTCAGGACGACGGATCAATTGTCTCATCGGGGCCTGTCGGCAGCGGCAATACTTATTCGGTCGTGGTGAAAACATCACTGGAAGAAATCACCGGAGTTCGTCTCGAAGTCCTTCCACATGAGTCATTGCCCCATTCGGGACCTGGTCGGTCCCAAGACGGTAACTTTGTATTAAGTGAACTTCGTGTCCGGACTGACGAGGCACCGGTTGCCCTTCAAAACGCACAGGCTGATTTTGAACAAACCACCGATGCCGATCAGAATCCTTATAAAGTGTGGAATGCAGCCAGTGTGATTGACGGGGACGAAAAAGGCAGTAACTGGGGCTGGGCTGTTGCGCCTCAGTTCGGGCGTGCTCACAATCTGATTGTGGAAACGAAGGAGCCGTTTTCGGCTCCGGAATTCACGTTTGGACTCGAACAGAATCACGATGCGGCGTCTGACTTCAATATCGGACGTTTCCGTCTGTGGGTGACGACGGCACGGCAGCCACTGCAGGTCGATCCCATTATGAAACAGCCTTTAGACATTCGCGACATTCTGCTGATTGCGGTGGAGTCACGGACTTCCGAACAACACACACGCCTGGCCGCCCATTTTCGATCCATTGCGCCACAGCTCGATTCGGCCCGCGAGCAGCTGGCGAAGCTGATGGATCAGCAACGGGAACTGACGCAGAAACACACTCGCACAACTCTGATTTCTGTGGCCGTCGAACCCCGGGAGATGAGAGTTCTCGGCCGGGGTGACTGGATGGATATGAGCGGCGAGGTTGTACAACCGGGGGTGCCAGGCTTCCTGCCTCAGATCGATTCGGTCGGTCGATCGACCCGGCTAGATCTGGCGAACTGGCTGGTCTCCGAACGTAACCCACTCACCGCACGTGTCTTCGTGAATCGATTGTGGAAGATGTTTTACGGAACCGGAATCTCTCGAGTCCTGGATGATGTGGGATCACAGGGTGAAGCTCCCGTGTATCCGAAACTGCTGGACACGCTGGCTGTCGAATTCATGGAAAGTGGCTGGGATATCAAACACATGATTCGGTTGATGGTCACATCAGCAGCGTATCAGCAGTCATCGCTGATGAGGGATGATCTTCGGGATTTTGATCCCAACAACCGACTGCTGGCCCGTCAGTCGCGTTACCGCCTGGATGCCGAGTTCGTGCGTGACAACGCGCTGAGTGTCAGTGGCCTGCTGGTGCACAGGCTTGGAGGACGCAGTGCCAAGCCTTATCAGCCGGTGGGCCTGTATCGTCATTTGAATTTTCCGGCACGCAAATACCAGTCGGACAGCGGTACGAATCAGTACCGGCGTGGTCTGTACACGCACTGGCAGCGACAGTTCCTGCATCCGGCCATGAAATCATTTGATGCTCCTCCGCGGGAAGAATGTACGGCCGAACGTCCTCAATCCAATACCCCGCTTGCCGCGCTGGTGTTGCTGAACGATCCGTCTTATGTGGAGGCTGCCCGAGTCTTCGCGGAGCGAGCGATTCGTCAGGGTGGTCCAGCCGACACAGGGCGTCTTGACTGGATCATGCGGGGGGCGCTGTCCCGGTCTGTCCGGCAGGACGAAGTTGTGGTTCTGCAGTCTCTACTGGAGTCACAGCGTCAGCACTACACAAACCAGTCTGAGGCGGCCAAACAGTCTGTGTCTGTTGGGTTGTATCGCGTTCCGGATGATATCGATGAGGCAGAGCTTGCGGCGTGGACAGCCGTGACACGTGCTGTCTTTAATATGCACGAGTTTATTACACGAAACTGA